Sequence from the [Clostridium] scindens genome:
AAGTATTTCCCGTATGCGGTTTTGAAGGTATATATGAAAAGTCCAGGAATTAATTTCCTGGACTTTTTTGCTATTTAAAATCTTTTTCATAATGAAAAGTGGAAGTTTTTGTCCAATTGATATAGAAATGGTATAATACTTGTAACTATTTGGGGGATTGAAAGGTATTACATATGAAGAAAAAGAATGAGAACGGGGATATACGCCTGATTGATGCCAATAAAGCGCTGGATGACTACAGCGATATGGTGTATCGGATCGCGCTGCTTCATATGAAGAATAAGAGCGACGCGGAGGATATATTTCAAGAAGTATTTCTAAGGCTGGTCAGATATGCTGACAGGATAAAAGAAGAGGAACATCTGAAGCACTGGCTGATCAGGGTGACGATTAACTGCTGCAAGAAGCAGTTTGATAATGCGTATAGAAAGAGGACGGTTCCATTAGAGGCTGATGGCAGGAAGGAACCGTCTTATGAGATGCCTGAGCGGGATGATAGCATCTGGGAAGCTGTGAGACAGCTTCCGGATAACTACAGCAGCGTCATCCATCTGTTCTACTACGAACAGTATTCAATAAAAGAGATAGGGCAGATTATGGAATTATCTGACACCGCAGTTAAGACGAGGCTGTCCCGCGCAAGGGATATGCTGCGTGACTATTTGGAAGGAGGGCAAGGCTGTGCAGGATCACGATAAGGATTATGACAACTTTGAGAAAAGATATAAAGATGAAGTCAGCCAGATTCGTGCTCCCAGGGATTTGGTTGAGCGAACCAGGACTGCAATGCAGGCAGAGGCTTCGACATTTTGCAGGAACGAGAAAGAGCCAGATCAAATGGCTGAAGATCAGAACAGGAAAAAGAAACAGTACATGCGCAGATGGATCCCTGCCATAGCAGCCGCCTGCATATGCATTGTCATACTGGGCGTATATGGAGGCTATCGGTATTACGCTGGAAATCATATCAATGTAGGAGACATCGTATTAAGCCAGTCTGATGACAATGGATGGGAAATAGGAGTAGAACTTGGCAGGATAGATCCGAAGCAGGAGGAAGACTCGCCAGTGCAGATCGTGTCCGGGAACGAAAGAAGTATTGCGCCGAAACAGTTGTGGGAGATTAAGCCAAGCATGATAGAAGGACAGGAGGTATATATAGGCACGGATCAGAATAAAGGAACTTATTATGCAGCCTGGGAAAAAGAAGGGACTTATTATTACGCATCCTCCAATTCTACGAAGGAAGAAAAATTTCTGGATTATTTGAAAAAAAATATAAAAAAACTGTAACCTTAGCGGTCTATGCAAGGTATTCATAATAGAAACCATACAATGGAGGGTGATACATGAAAGAGAAAAGACGAAGACAGGCTGTCAGCCTTTTCCTGGTATTGGCGATACTGATGACGGGCTGCCAGGGAAAGCAGCAGGCACAAGATAGCCAAGAACGCAGCGGAGAGAAGATCGAGGCCGGGAAACTTGCCCAAAGTGTCCGTGATAAATATGCGGATGAAGAAAAATATGAGTACGGCGAGCCGATTACGGATATCGCAAGAGATGAGCATCTGAAGATTCAGATGGGATTTGACATCATGAATGCAGGATTTGACCAGTATACTCAGATCGTCCAGGTATTTCAGAATGCGGAACTTACCCAGAGCGTTGGAACCGGATTTGAGTGGGATGAAGAAAAGCAGGTGATATCCATCACCCCTCCGAAGTGGAGCGCAGGCGGTATCAGCAATGCGGAACTGGACAAGGATGTGCCGGGAAATAAATCTACTTCAACGGAACTGTTTGATAAAGGCGAATCAAAGGATTGGGGCAACCTCCCTCAGTACTATTTGGTGCAGTATGTAGACCTTGAGACAGGAGAAGTTCTGGCGAAGCCGATCGTTACAATTGTTACTGTAGACCATGAGGTGAAAAAGGCACCAAAAGTGTCGCTGCGGATCAGCGAGGACGGGCTGCCTGAATTCTCCTGGAAGAAGGTGCCGGGAGCGGATACCTATTATATTATGGAGATGAATTATTCTAAGGAGTCCGGATTCAGCGGCGCGGGATGGGTACAGGGACATACAAAGAAGACAAAGTGGAAGCCCGAATCAGCGACACATCTGGTGACCTTTACTGTCTCCGAAGCCCAACGTATCGAGGAATACAATATTGAAAAGTATGGAGAGGGCACAGACCCGATTCCAAAAGACGGAGTCTACGAAACATACTATTGCGTGATCGCTGCTTCCGAAGATGGCACATCCGCGATCAGCAATACATTTAATGAAAAAGAGATCGTAAGGCGCGTCCCCTATTCAGAAGAAGTAGGGATCAGCAGGGAAAAAGAAGGATCAAACTATGCGGATGGATTTGCGAATATGCCGTCATATAAGTGGGTGACCATGTGTGATGGTACCTTGGTACAGAAAATGATCAATTATGATTTCCAGGAAGCGGAAAAGGTAGTGGAGACTTGGGGAGAATATGAGAAAGAAGATATGTCCGATCTCCATAACGTGGAAGTAGACGTCGTAAGGGTTCCTTATGTAATAGAGGGAACCGGATTCACCGGAATCGTGAAGGTCCAGAACTTTAACAGCGAGACCTGGGAAAAGGATTTGAAAGAAATAGAAAAGCGGCAGGAGCAGCTGCGAAACCGGGCAGGAGCCAGGGATATCGAGATTGAGGAAGCACAGACAGAGGACGAGGCTGGAGGGGATAGTCAGAACGTCTATGAGACGGATTATAAGATTACAGCCAACAGCGCGTTAAGCGAATATCTTGCAGCCAATATGCTGACGGGCGCTTCGATGATAGACTTAAGCGACTTCCCGGAGAGCGCGGATCAGCAGTATCTATCCGATGCCTGGATGGAGGCGGTCTACCAGAACCCACTGATTCTTGGAGTCAAGAGCGCAGGCATCGCTGATGGCGGAAAGACGCTTATGGTACAGTACGATACGGACCCGGCGGCAATGGAAGAAAAGCAGAAAGAAATTGCAGAAGAGGTAAAAAGGGTCACAGGAGAGATCATTACGGACGATATGTCCGAACTGGACAAGGAACTGGCGATCAACCAATATCTCTGCGATACGGCTGAATATGATATGGATGCTCTTGATAATGCCGAGAAGAATAATTTTGAAACGGTAGATGAGCAGTTTAATGATTCTTTCACCCCATATGGCGTACTACTGAATAAGTCAGGCGTGTGCGCAAGCTATGCGGGGGCTTTTAAACTTCTGGCAGATGAGGCGGGATTAGAGAGTATCGTAGTGACAGGCAATCTGGAGGGAGAACTTCCTCATGCCTGGAATAAGATAAAGATTGACGGAGAATGGCAGATCGTTGACAGCACGAATAATGACAATGAGCTTATCTTTAACGCGCTGCTGAATCTTCCGGATAAGGCGGCTGGCAAGGTGCTGGTAGAGGATGACAGATATGTGCTGGATACCAGGATAGCACATTACCAGGCGCCGACAGATAAGATGGAGTATTACCGGCTTCAGAATAAATATTTCCAAAAAGACCAGATAGCAGATTCGCTTACGGCAGAACTAAAGAAAGGCAATGCGGCCGTACTTCGTACAGATTACGATCTGAATGACCAGCAGTTCAATGATATTGCCATGAAGGTGCTTGAGGAATACGGGAATGATGATCTTGCCGGATACTACTGGATGGGAGTCATATATCTGACGGACCAGGAATAATAAAAACTCACGGAGGGAAAAGAGATGAAGAAAAAGTTAACAGCAACAGTTACAGCAGCTTTGATTCTAACAGTCGCAGTAAGCGCGGCCGGCTGCGGAAAAAAGGCTACGCCAGAGAACCTTTTGACAGACTTGAACAAAAATATTAAGAAAGTAGAGTCTGTTTCTGGGAATATGAAGATGACGGCATCCATGGGAGATGACACGGGTTCTGCCGGCATGTCCATGGATGTGGATATGGAGTCAACCAGGAAGCCGGCGGCCACCCATATGGATGGAGAATTTTCCATCAAATATAATGGCTCAGATATCAATACGACGATCGAGGCATATGCGCTGATAGAAGACGATGAAGTGGTTACTTACACGAATACGAATGAAGCATGGTCAAAAAGCACTTCGGATGACGTAGAGGATGCGCTGGACATCAATGCATTTGAAAATCTTACCAAGACCCACGAGTCGTTTAAAAAGAAAGAAGATCTGGTAAAGGTAAATGATAAGGAATGCTTTGAACTGACCGGGAAAATTGGAGGAAAATACCTGGAAGGAATCATGGATGAAGATATGGTGAATTCTTTTGGCTCTTCCGGAGATATCCTGGATGAAGAAAAAATGGAAAAAGCCAAGATTCCATGTACCATAGACATTTACAAGGACAGTATTCTTCCTGCGAAGATCCATATTGATCTGAAAGATCTCGTACAGAAGTCTTATGCCGATAGCTACCAGAATCTTGAAGTAGAAGATTACTTTGTGGAAATCACATATTTTGAATATGATAACATAAAGGAGATCAAGGTTCCAAAGGAGGCATTGGAAGCGACCAAAGGAAGCGATACGGATAAAGACGATCAGGATGACGATAAATCTGCTAAGAGTAAGAAGGCTACCCCGGCAAAGCAGAGCAGCGAGCTGAAGGATAACTGGGACAGTTATACGGTTCAGATAAATGACAAGGTTCTAACGCTGCCATGTGAGATTAAGGATCTGGAAGCAGCAGGACTTGCCCTGGATACGGAGGATACGGCTGAGGATTATGTCGTGAATGCGGGCGAGTACGAGTTTGTCTTTTTTAAGAACGACTCGGGCGCATCCGTGATGATAGACATGATCAACCAGACAGACAGTCCTTGCAAAATTACCGAATGCATGGTAGGAGGGATCACGGTAAATGAATATGATCTGGAGGATGGAACTTTGTCCGTGATCTTCCCGGGAGGAATCCAGATTGGAGGCGCTAAGGCAGATGTTCTGTCAAAATATGGCGAGACGCAAGACGTATATTCCGATGAGAATTTCCAGATGTACACTTGGAAAGATGCTGATCCGGAGAAATATTATAACAGTTGTATGATAGAATTTGATGCGCCGACTGAAACCATATATGAGATGCAGATGCAGTGCTATGAGTAGGCACTGCCAGCAAGAACAAGACTGAATAAGAGAGAATAAGAGCGAATAAGGAGCACGCGGCAAGATTTCCGCGTGCTCCTTATTCGCTATCCGTTATCTAAGATTCCTGCCTGAGTTCTAAGATATGATTGACAAGCAGCGTGGCAACATCATCCTTGCTCATCAGTTCCAGTTCTGTTACAGAACCCGGAGTGATCATGGTGACAATATTGGTGTCGGCCTCAAATCCGGCTCCCTTCACCTTTAGATTATTGGCGATGATCATATCCAGATTCTTTTTCACCAGTTTCTTCTTGGAATTCTCCAGCATATTCTCGGTTTCCATAGAGAATCCGCAGAGGAACTGGCCGGGCTTTTTGTTATCGCCCAGGAATTTCAGAATATCGTCCGTGCGCTCCAGCGGGATGCTAAGTTCGGCATCCGATTTCTTGACCTTTTCATCTGCAACCTGGGATGGACGATAATCGGCAACAGCAGCAGCCTTGATGATAATATCCATATCCCGGCTTCTGGAAGTGACGGCTTCGAACATGTCTCTGGCAGAAATGACAGGAACCACATCGACGAACATCGGCGGATCTATAGCGGTTTTGCCGGTTACCAGCGTAACCTGGGCTCCCCTTAGCATACAGTCCCTCGCGATACTGTATCCCATCTTTCCCGAAGAGTGGTTGGTAATGTACCTGACAGGATCGATGGCTTCCTGGGTAGGCCCGGCGGTAACGAGAACCTTTAAGCCCAGCATGTCTTTGGGACAGGCGCAGCATCTGTAAATGTGCTGGAGGATGGTTTCAGGCTCCGGCATCTTCCCTGCTCCGGTATCTCCGCATGCCAGCCTTCCGCTGGCAGGATCTATGATTTCCATACCGTACTTTCTCAACGCCTCCAGGTTGTTCTGGGTTACCGCATTCTCATACATTGCCGTATTCATCGCCGGCACGATGATCTTAGGACATTTGCAGGCCAGGAAGGTAGTTGTCAGCATGTCATCAGCCATACCATGGGCAATCTTGGCAATCACATTGGCAGTTGCCGGGGCGATTACGAAAGCGTCCGCCTTCTGGGCAAGAGCAACATGCTCAACCTGGAATTCAAAATTCCTGTCAAATGTATCGATTACGCAGCGGTTGCCAGTGAGCGTCTCAAAGGTAATCGGCGTAATAAAGTTTGTAGCATGCTCGGTCATAAGCACATGGACCTCGGCTTGGGATTTGACCAGCATGCTGGCCAGGCTGGCGCTTTTATATGCTGCAATTCCTCCGGTAACGCCCAAGAGGATCGTTTTTCCTTTTAACATAGTAAGATTTCCTTTCTGTAGTAGTTTTCATATTACTATAACTATAACCTGTTTTGGGACGTGTTGCAAGAAGTCCTGTGTGAAAAGGGTGCTCCATCATCAGTTCAGGCGTTCGCTGCCTAATAATATTCTTATGGACATGGAGCATAGAATAGAGTAAAATATGAAACAAAAACAACGGTAGCCATGACAACGCCAGACTTCCTTCCGTATCTGGCTCAATCTCAATTGGGAAACGCCCCGGATTGTCCGGGAAAGGAAAAGGATATGGGTATTGATATGGGCCCGCATAAAGGGCAGGTGCCGGATTCGGCCATCTTCAATAAAAGACGATACGTTAGGGCGGGGAATTTTACAGCGAAAATCAAGGAAGATCGCTGGATAGCTGATTTGCCCGGCAGGCCTCTTCTGCACCCTCGTATTTCTTCGCTGCCAAGTCAGGAATGTGGGGGTGAACTATGAGAGAGTATGAAATCCTTATGCTGCTGCGGGAAGCATACCGCTTTATTGGGCGTGAAAACAGAAGGGGATATCAGCGTTGCATGGAGCAGGCTAAGGCTGCTATCGATGCTATGCCAAAGAGTCGTGCGCTCCGGGGCGAATGGCTGCTTATATCCGCGATTTCCTGTCCTTCGGATTTAGACCGTCTCTGCGTCCTCTTCCGGGAAGCAGCAGAGCTGATGGAAGGACATTCCCGCGTTCTGCCGCATTGCGCGCCGCTGTATGATGACTATGGCGCGTTTGCTGTCTGCAATAAACAGCCTGGTCATGCTGAGGAAAATATAGAGAAACTGGCTGAGGCAGTTCGGCTGTTCTATGGTTTGACGGGCGGCGCAATGGCAACAGACGTGTGTTATCGCGCCCAGGTCGCTTATTATCAAGGCAAGATAGCCGAGGCCCGGACGCTGGCAAAGGAAGCGTTCGAACTGTCACAACAGCAGGGACTTGTGGCGTTATGGGCCGCCTACATACTGGCCGACCTCGCAAAGCACCAGCTGGACAGCAGATTGTGGAGTTTTGCCTATGGGTATATAAACGCCGTGGCAAAAGGGATACGCAAGGCTGATCGCTGCAGTAGAGAGCAGGCGCTGATGTTTTCCTGTCTGCTGGATATGTCGCTGGGGCTTTTGCACAGCGTCCCGGACTGGGTAAAGGCTGGTGACTTTGGAATCATATCCACTTCATGGGGCTACGAACTTGTCGAGGACAAGGTCCTTCGCGGAACCCTCGTCCCGGCCCTGGTGGCCCGGCTGGAATATTACTGTTACTGCGCCCAGCCAGTGAAGGCGCTGAACATTGCCGATACAATACAAAAGGTATACGGCATGGGAAACGTTGAACTGGACGCTTACCTAGAGTTTTTCCGGGCAGGCAGTTATGCTTACATGGGCGATGCCGATCGGGTGCGTAAAGCCCTGATGCGGGCAGTAGAACTTCTTGCTCCGGACGGCCTGTGGCTGATTGCCGCTGAATTTGAACCATCCTTTGGAGAACTTCTTCATGAAGTCGCCAATCGGGTAGACCGGGAAGGAGCAATCCAAATTCGGAAGATCGGCGCGGGTTTCTGGGAAAAGCTTGCGCCGCTTCGGGAAGAACTTCTGCTTAAAACTTCCGTCGGATTGACAAAGCGGGAGCGGGAAGTCGCCGCGCTGCTGGTAGAGGGAAGAACCAACAGTGAGATCGCCGCAGCATTGTCCATCAGCGAGCGAACAGTGAAGGGCCATCTGACTAATATTTTCAGGAAGTACAATATTTCGCGGCGTACCCAGGTGGCGAGGGCCATGGAACAGGACGGAAAAATAGAACTGGCTGCCTGGATCACTTGAGTTTTTGTAAAAATCAATACCTTTGTACGGTATGTAAAATTAAAATCTATGTTAAACTTATAGGGTAGAATGTGGATTTTAATCTGTATAGAAAAGGAAAGGTACAAGCAAATGATAAAGAATACAAAGAAAAAACTGCTGACAATAGTGGTGTGCCTATTCGCAGTTTTGTCTGCAATGCTGCCTTTAAAGGCCTCTGCGCTGAACATGGAGGAAGGAACTCCGGAGCTAATAATAAATACGCATACCGTAAGTTTTGCGGGAACCGAATGGTGGGTCGTAGGAACGAAGACGCTCGGGGGCGTCCATGTGCAAGAGGACTGCATTACTCTTTTAGAAAAGAATGGTCCCTTTGGCAATACGGCATTCCGTACAGGGGCTGATACGCAGAATCAGCCGGACTGGAAAGAGTTTGTCTATGACGGATCATTCTATAATGGATGGTACTATGAGGGTGACTTTACAGATCCTAATGATTATGCGGACAGCACCTTGCAGCGCAGTATAGAAAAGATGGCAAATCAGTATCCATCTTCCAAAGAACAAACGTTGATTAAGCCCAGGACAGAATTATCTGAAGGCATCAATGATCAGAAAATGTGGGCTTTGTCCTATGATGAGTTTTTATATTTTAGTGGTACAGATGCGGCACCCTATAAAAAATCATGGTGGCTTCGGTCGCCGGGGCGCGGCATACCGAGCGCTGGCCCCGTGTTTGCTACTACGGTAGCCCCGACGGGAGACTCTATCAACTATACGAACGTAGATTTTGATGGACACCATGGGATACGCCCGGCACTCAATATGGACTGTTCCACTGTTCAATATACGGCTGACAGCCTTGCTAAGGCAGCGGTTACAGTCAGCGATGGCTTTATCCCTACATCGGAAATAGGTGCTTCAGGAAATGCGCTGAAATTTACTATGCAAGACAGTTCGCTGCGATTAAGTATGAATGCCACTGATGCGCAAAAAACACAGAGCGGCTCGACGCTGCAGTTCCCTTATTCCAGAGCGACCACAGGCGAGCACCAGTACATTTCCTGCGTACTGACGGATAATACAGGGGTAAAATATTATGCCAGGCTGGCGGACACTGCACAGAGCGAAGAGGGTTCTCTGGCAATTCCTCTTTCAGGAGTGGCCGATGGGACATACACATTAAAGATTTTTTCAGAGCAGGTCAATGATGCTAATTACACAGATTTCTCGGGTACGCCGACCACGATGACCTTAAAGGTGAATCAGGGAGAAGGTACAGTGAGTGATTTTAAAACAGAGCATATGCATTCTTGGAGCAAGGACTGGAGCTCGGATGATAAATACCATTGGCACGACTGCGATGAAGCGGCATGCCCCATTACTGATAACAGCGAGAAGGAAGGATATGCAGAACATACATGGCAGGACAGATCCGATGCGGACAAGCATTGGCAGGAATGCAGCGTATGCGGAAAGAAGCGCGATGAGGGCGTGCACAGTTATGGCGATTGGCAGACCATTAAGGAGGCGACTGCAGTCGAGGCAGGAAGCAGAGAAAGAGTCTGCTCGGTATGTGGCTATAAGGAGACGGAGCCGATTCCGAAAATTGTAACGCCAGCAAAGCCTACTGTAGAAAACAAGGCGCCAGAGACGGGAGATGATAGCTTGATGTGGGTTTGGGCCGCTCTTTTTGCGGCAGGCGGATTGTCTGTTTCCATTCTTTGGATCAGGAGAAGAAAATACAGTAAATTTTAATCCATAAAGAACCAGTATTTTACCGGGCTCGATGAAACGGGTCCGGTTTATTTTTTTACAAATTGAGAATGGCAATATAACTTTGAGCCTTATATTGCCTGGCATATATGGAAAAGAGTTGCTTAATATTAGGCTGGGTGTTATAATTACAGCGTAATTGTATTGTATCCTGCACAGCAGGAATGATAACAAGGAGGAATTGAATAATGAAGACAAAGAAACACGACACACGTTGGATGGTCAGTGTTGCACTTATGGCAGCCATTGTCATCGTGCTGGCGAACACGCCGCTGGGGATGATTCAACTGCCGATTATTAAGGCGACAACTGTACACATTCCGGTAATTATCGGAGCGATTCTGTTAGGCCCATCAGCGGGAGCAATCCTGGGCGCCGTATTTGGCGTATGCTCATTGATCAGCAATACGATGGCGCCAACGCTTTTATCCTTTGCATTCTCACCATTCATGAGTACTACAGGGATACCGGGAGCATTAAAGGCAATCTGGATTTCAGTAGGATGCAGGATTTTGATTGGAGTAGTGGCAGGATGGCTATGGATTTTACTGAGCAAGTTAAAGGTAAGCCAGGTGATAGCGCTTCCAATCGTAGGATTCATCGGGTCAATGGTGAATACGGTGGCGGTTATGGGAAGCATCTACCTGTTATTCGCCCAGCAGTATGCGCAGGCCAGGGAAGTAGGCGTGACCGCGGTGTGGGGCCTGATTATGGGAACGGTGACTGCATCGGGAATACCAGAGGCAATTGCGGCAGCAGTGCTGGTACTGGCGTTAGGCAAAGTACTGATTCAGGTATTTAAGAAGATGAACATTGGAATGATGAGCACTCAGCTAGCAAAGTAAGAAGTTAAGATAAAAAAATTAAGTGCCAGAGCAATCTGGCACTTGACAATTATATAGTAAATATGGTATAAATATCTAGTGCGACAGATAATGCCGCAGATATATAGGGGATTGGTCAAGTGGTATGATAGGGGTCTCCAAAACCTTTGGCGGGGGTTCGATTCCCTCATCCCCTGGTTCAAAAAAAGAAGCACCGGAAACTTTGCTTACAGCAAGGATTCCGGTGCTTCTTCGATTTTGCAGAAATAAACCTGCAGGGAATGGTTATTCTATCTTTAGGTGACAGTTGAAGGGAAGAATCAGAAAGGCAGGAATACGAATGTCATATTACAGTTATCACGGGATGGCAAAGAAGCTTATCAAAGAGGGGCATTTGATCAAGTATGAGATCGTTGAAGACTGGAACGGAATCAGGCCGGCACTGGTACTGTATTTTGACAATCACAGGCCAATGCCGGTAAGAGCCGGAAGATGGGATGAATATTGGGAGATGCTATCCTCCTAAGGAATATTTTTCTCGGCAGGAATGAAGAAAGTATGCGGACACTCCAAAGGTAAGCAGTTCGGCAACGGGAACCGCCAGCCACACGCCATTTACTCCGATGAGCGCAGGAAGGATGAGCAGGCATAGCATGATCAATCCAAAGGTTCTGAAAAAAGAGATCAGGGCTGATATCCTGCCATTGGATAAAGCAGTAAATGTGGCAGAGGAAAAGATATTCATGCCGGAGAACAGGAAACTGAAGGAAAAGAGTACGAATCCGGGCGCAGCAATGTCATATACCAGAGTTTCCGAACCAGCGAAAAGATGTACCAGCTTTGGGCCAAAAAGCAGAGAGGAAAGGAATATGCAGGCAGAGCTGACAGCGATGAATCTCAGGCAGATCCTACAGATATTCTTTAGCCGCAGGAGGTTTCCGGCACCATAGTTGAAGCTGATGACTGGCGCGACGCCCATGGAAAATCCAATATAAAGAGTGGTCAGCAGGAACTGGGCATATATAATGATCGTTATGGCGGCAACTCCATTTTCACCCAGCATCTTCAGCATGGCGCGGTTGAAGAAAAAAGTGGTGACTGCGGAGGAGATCTGGCTGACCATTTCGGAAGAGCCGTTGGCACAGCTTTTGGCCAGAACCGAGAGGCGAAGGGATGGCATTACAAAGGATAAGGTGCCATTTTTGCCGCTGAAAAACAGAATTCCGATGCTTGCCGGGATCACATAACCAATTCCTGTTCCCAGTGCGGCGCCCATGACGCCCATACCCAGGACTGCCATAAAAAGATAGTCTAAAATGATGTTGATAATACCTGCGCCGACAGATAGAGACAGGCCAAGCGAGGGTCTTCCGGCTGTGACGGTCAGATTCTGGAACAAGGTCTGCAGCATGCTTGCTGGGGCAAATAATAGCAGAATCCGTAGATAATCTTTACAGTAAGGGAACAGCATGTCGGTGGCTCCCAGCCCCCATATGATATGGTCCAAAAAGAAAAGGCCTGTGACGGCGACCAGAATTCCCAGGAACGCGCCAAACAATACGATCAAAGTAAAGTCCTGCTTTGCCTGCCTCTCCTGGCCTTCGCCCATCCTGCGGGCGATAATGGCGCTGCCGCCAGTTGCTGTCATTGTCCCCAGGCCTACCATGATATTAATGACAGGGCAGACGATGTTGACGGCTGAGAGCGCATTTGTGTTTACAAGTCTGGATATGAAGATCGTATCAGTCATGGTGTACAGTCCCATGAAGAGCATGGTGGCGATTGTGGGAAAGGCGAAGCGAAGCAGGGGAATCAGCGTAAAATCCTGCGCCAGAGGATTTCCAGGCGTTCTAGGGCGCGTCATCGGTATTGCCTCCTGCCTCTTTCGCAAGTATAAGCCTCTGCGTAGGATAGCCGAATTCTGTCAGTAGTTCTGCTTCTGCAAATCCCAGATTCAGATAGGCATCCCGGTAGCCAGTGTCCGCCTTGTCCCCTTCGCGGAAAGTGGTGATAGAGATGCTTCGGTCAGCCAGAAGCTCATTCATAAGCTTATCAAGGAACAGCCGGGCAATATTGGAGTTCCGATAAAGAGGATGAACTCCAAAAAAATCAATGCTGCCCGTGTTATGGCTTATGGTCATTACCGCAACAGCGATTCCTTCGCTTTTTAAGATCAGCGCCTGCTTTTTGCGGATATATTCTTTTAGAGTCATAAGATATTCGGATTCGTTCAGATGGGGGAATCCGTCTACGACCAGATGGACCAAGTCCATCCATACAGGGATATCTTCCGCTGTGGCAAAGGAAATATTCTCTTTTGCATCCATCATCGTATGGTTCTGAGGCGACCCTGCCTTCAAATCAAACTTTAACTGCAAGGGATAGAACTCTTCATCTGACCGGTATTCGTTGGGCGATTTTTTATACATCTGCCGGAAGATATTCGTAAAAGCCTGCTGGCTCTCATATCCGGAGATTAAGGCAATCTCCAGTATAGGCCTGTCAGAGAAAACAAGCAGTTTGGCGGCTTCTGTCAATTGCCTGCGCTGGACATAATCGTGGATGGAGAGTCCCACGGTATCGGAGAATATCCGGTGCAGATGGTATTTTGAATATCCAACCGATTTGGCGATAGAAGATAAGGTCAATTTCTCGCTCAAATGTTCTTCTATATAATTGATGACTGATATAATGTTTTCTACTTTGTTCATCTTTTCAAACCTCCTTACTAGTAAGATTATAGACAATTATTCAGCAGGTGTTTTAATAGATGTTGCGGTTTTTCCTATATAAATATTGAAAAAGAGTAATATTCTTCCATGCTTGTCTATATAATAATACTACATAGCCGCGATA
This genomic interval carries:
- a CDS encoding ECF transporter S component, producing the protein MKTKKHDTRWMVSVALMAAIVIVLANTPLGMIQLPIIKATTVHIPVIIGAILLGPSAGAILGAVFGVCSLISNTMAPTLLSFAFSPFMSTTGIPGALKAIWISVGCRILIGVVAGWLWILLSKLKVSQVIALPIVGFIGSMVNTVAVMGSIYLLFAQQYAQAREVGVTAVWGLIMGTVTASGIPEAIAAAVLVLALGKVLIQVFKKMNIGMMSTQLAK
- a CDS encoding helix-turn-helix domain-containing protein, whose protein sequence is MREYEILMLLREAYRFIGRENRRGYQRCMEQAKAAIDAMPKSRALRGEWLLISAISCPSDLDRLCVLFREAAELMEGHSRVLPHCAPLYDDYGAFAVCNKQPGHAEENIEKLAEAVRLFYGLTGGAMATDVCYRAQVAYYQGKIAEARTLAKEAFELSQQQGLVALWAAYILADLAKHQLDSRLWSFAYGYINAVAKGIRKADRCSREQALMFSCLLDMSLGLLHSVPDWVKAGDFGIISTSWGYELVEDKVLRGTLVPALVARLEYYCYCAQPVKALNIADTIQKVYGMGNVELDAYLEFFRAGSYAYMGDADRVRKALMRAVELLAPDGLWLIAAEFEPSFGELLHEVANRVDREGAIQIRKIGAGFWEKLAPLREELLLKTSVGLTKREREVAALLVEGRTNSEIAAALSISERTVKGHLTNIFRKYNISRRTQVARAMEQDGKIELAAWIT
- a CDS encoding MATE family efflux transporter translates to MTRPRTPGNPLAQDFTLIPLLRFAFPTIATMLFMGLYTMTDTIFISRLVNTNALSAVNIVCPVINIMVGLGTMTATGGSAIIARRMGEGQERQAKQDFTLIVLFGAFLGILVAVTGLFFLDHIIWGLGATDMLFPYCKDYLRILLLFAPASMLQTLFQNLTVTAGRPSLGLSLSVGAGIINIILDYLFMAVLGMGVMGAALGTGIGYVIPASIGILFFSGKNGTLSFVMPSLRLSVLAKSCANGSSEMVSQISSAVTTFFFNRAMLKMLGENGVAAITIIIYAQFLLTTLYIGFSMGVAPVISFNYGAGNLLRLKNICRICLRFIAVSSACIFLSSLLFGPKLVHLFAGSETLVYDIAAPGFVLFSFSFLFSGMNIFSSATFTALSNGRISALISFFRTFGLIMLCLLILPALIGVNGVWLAVPVAELLTFGVSAYFLHSCREKYSLGG
- a CDS encoding helix-turn-helix domain-containing protein; protein product: MNKVENIISVINYIEEHLSEKLTLSSIAKSVGYSKYHLHRIFSDTVGLSIHDYVQRRQLTEAAKLLVFSDRPILEIALISGYESQQAFTNIFRQMYKKSPNEYRSDEEFYPLQLKFDLKAGSPQNHTMMDAKENISFATAEDIPVWMDLVHLVVDGFPHLNESEYLMTLKEYIRKKQALILKSEGIAVAVMTISHNTGSIDFFGVHPLYRNSNIARLFLDKLMNELLADRSISITTFREGDKADTGYRDAYLNLGFAEAELLTEFGYPTQRLILAKEAGGNTDDAP